In the Deinococcus ficus genome, one interval contains:
- a CDS encoding ABC transporter substrate-binding protein — MRAPFPRRLHPGLTALTLTAALIGSAAHAQSTVRLGYFPNLTHAPALIGLERGTFQKALGNAKRDARSFVSGTTLMEAFAAGQIDIAYVGPGPAISAATRGLPITFLAGASEAGAVLVARKDSGIKSERDLAGKIVAVPSLGNTQDISLRHLLKTAGLKPRADGGTVTIASIPPADIVTAFAGKRADAALVPEPWGAALEAQGHKVIGSEKTIWRDGKYPTTLLVASTRFVQQNPKLITAFLAAHNDAVTYLNRSPAAAQTLINRQLDKLTGAPLNLRVLQRALNRTAFTTTLNLAALNEYADLNVEAGYARSVPNLASFIYRAP; from the coding sequence ATGCGCGCACCCTTCCCCCGCCGGCTCCACCCCGGGCTCACTGCCCTCACCCTGACCGCCGCCCTGATCGGCTCCGCTGCCCACGCGCAGAGCACCGTGCGCCTCGGATACTTCCCGAACCTCACGCACGCCCCGGCCCTGATCGGCCTGGAACGCGGCACCTTCCAGAAAGCGCTCGGCAACGCCAAACGGGACGCGCGCAGCTTCGTGTCCGGCACCACCCTGATGGAAGCCTTCGCCGCCGGGCAGATCGACATCGCCTACGTCGGCCCCGGCCCCGCCATCAGCGCCGCCACCCGCGGCCTGCCCATCACCTTCCTGGCCGGCGCCAGCGAGGCGGGCGCGGTGCTGGTCGCCCGCAAGGACAGCGGCATCAAGTCCGAACGCGACCTGGCCGGCAAGATTGTCGCTGTGCCCAGCCTCGGGAACACCCAGGACATCAGCCTGCGCCACCTCCTGAAAACCGCGGGCCTGAAACCCCGCGCGGACGGTGGGACCGTCACCATCGCCAGTATCCCCCCGGCCGACATCGTCACGGCCTTCGCCGGGAAGCGCGCCGACGCCGCCCTGGTCCCCGAACCCTGGGGCGCCGCCCTGGAAGCGCAGGGGCACAAGGTGATCGGCAGTGAGAAGACCATCTGGCGGGACGGCAAGTACCCCACCACCCTGCTGGTCGCCAGCACCCGCTTCGTGCAGCAGAACCCCAAACTGATCACCGCGTTCCTCGCCGCGCACAACGACGCCGTGACCTACCTGAACCGCTCCCCGGCCGCCGCGCAGACCCTGATCAATCGCCAGCTCGACAAGCTGACCGGCGCGCCCCTGAACCTGCGTGTGCTGCAGCGCGCCCTGAACCGCACCGCCTTCACCACCACCCTGAACCTCGCCGCGCTGAACGAGTACGCCGACCTGAACGTGGAAGCCGGCTACGCCCGCAGCGTGCCGAACCTCGCCAGCTTCATCTACCGCGCCCCATGA